Proteins from a single region of Pseudodesulfovibrio portus:
- a CDS encoding transporter substrate-binding domain-containing protein: MKPIRIFVAVTLFCLLVLPMTGCSQAPQETQKAEAADTKVSQLETILQRGVIKVGFDTFKPWAMKDKNGDYIGFEIEVAKRLAEDMGVKAEFVPTKWSGIIPALLTGKFDIIIGGMSITPQRNLKVNFSVPYEFSGMSLTASRKLAGDRTRIADFNTPDTTIAVRLGTTAAEAAKNFLPKAKILFFDEESQTIQELLNERVHALVASNPLPFNLAKEYPDQLYLPVKEDLTQEPISFAVRKGDPDFLNWLNNWVRFTSSKGWLQNRYEYWFYTNEWEDQIQ, from the coding sequence ATGAAACCCATACGCATCTTTGTCGCCGTCACACTTTTCTGCCTGCTCGTCCTGCCCATGACGGGCTGCAGCCAGGCACCCCAAGAAACACAAAAAGCCGAAGCCGCCGACACCAAGGTCAGCCAGTTGGAAACCATCCTCCAGCGCGGCGTGATCAAGGTCGGCTTCGACACATTCAAGCCCTGGGCCATGAAGGACAAGAACGGCGACTACATCGGCTTCGAGATCGAAGTCGCCAAGCGTCTGGCCGAAGACATGGGCGTCAAGGCCGAGTTCGTGCCCACCAAGTGGTCCGGCATCATCCCGGCCCTGTTGACCGGCAAGTTCGACATCATCATCGGCGGCATGTCCATCACCCCGCAGCGCAACCTCAAGGTCAACTTCTCCGTGCCCTATGAATTCTCCGGCATGTCCCTGACGGCAAGCCGCAAGCTTGCCGGCGACCGTACCCGGATCGCCGACTTCAACACGCCCGACACCACCATCGCGGTCCGGCTCGGCACCACGGCGGCCGAAGCGGCCAAGAACTTCCTGCCCAAGGCCAAGATTCTTTTCTTCGACGAGGAATCCCAGACCATTCAGGAACTGCTCAACGAACGCGTCCACGCCCTGGTGGCCTCCAACCCCCTGCCCTTCAACCTGGCCAAGGAATACCCGGATCAGCTCTACCTTCCCGTCAAGGAAGACCTGACCCAGGAGCCCATATCCTTTGCCGTCAGGAAGGGAGATCCCGATTTTCTGAACTGGCTCAACAACTGGGTGCGCTTCACCTCAAGCAAGGGCTGGCTCCAAAACCGGTACGAGTACTGGTTCTACACCAACGAATGGGAAGACCAGATCCAGTAG
- a CDS encoding amino acid ABC transporter permease, with translation MPIAHTPPRKPWLTVSAITDTAKFITLAGCLIWLLAAGTQRLGYNWQWYRIPQYLWQVTDHGFTWGNLLLGLGVTLQITAVSMGLMLVIGMGTALLRMSRSWAGRGVARTYMELIRNSPLLIQIFFIYFVAAPILDMSAFWAAVIALSLFEGAYASEIFRAGITSIDTGQWEAAKSLGMGPYAMYRHIILPQAVRRVLPPLTSQAVSLIKDSALVSTIAILDLTQQGRMIDAETFLTFEIWFTVAAIYLAVILALAGAANYLEKRYKTV, from the coding sequence ATGCCGATTGCCCACACACCACCTCGCAAACCCTGGCTGACCGTTTCCGCAATCACGGACACGGCCAAGTTCATCACCCTTGCCGGCTGCCTGATCTGGCTCCTGGCAGCGGGCACCCAACGGCTGGGGTACAATTGGCAGTGGTACCGCATCCCGCAATACCTGTGGCAGGTCACGGACCATGGATTCACCTGGGGCAACCTGCTCCTGGGGCTGGGCGTGACCCTGCAGATCACGGCCGTGAGCATGGGGTTGATGCTGGTCATCGGCATGGGAACGGCGCTGTTGCGCATGTCCAGGTCCTGGGCCGGACGCGGCGTGGCACGCACTTACATGGAACTGATCCGCAACTCCCCCCTGCTCATCCAGATATTTTTCATCTACTTCGTGGCCGCGCCCATCCTGGACATGTCCGCCTTCTGGGCCGCGGTCATCGCACTCAGCCTGTTCGAGGGGGCCTATGCGTCCGAAATCTTCCGGGCGGGCATCACCTCCATCGACACAGGGCAGTGGGAAGCGGCCAAGAGCCTCGGCATGGGGCCGTACGCCATGTACCGCCACATCATCCTGCCCCAGGCCGTACGCCGGGTGCTGCCCCCGCTGACCAGCCAGGCCGTCTCGCTGATCAAGGACTCGGCACTGGTCTCAACCATCGCCATCCTGGACCTGACTCAACAGGGACGGATGATCGATGCCGAAACCTTCCTGACCTTTGAAATCTGGTTCACGGTCGCCGCCATCTATCTGGCTGTCATACTGGCCCTGGCCGGCGCCGCCAATTATTTGGAAAAACGGTATAAAACCGTATAA
- a CDS encoding ferredoxin-thioredoxin reductase catalytic domain-containing protein, which translates to MDAKQLFESLKKLQEPKGYHFNDDMDMTMPLLESLLINKERLGYMACPCRLANGEIDADRDIICPCTYREDDVKEFGACYCALYVSKEYNDGTIEKQVVPERRPPEKILF; encoded by the coding sequence GTGGACGCCAAACAGCTCTTCGAAAGCCTGAAAAAACTCCAGGAGCCCAAAGGATACCATTTCAACGACGACATGGACATGACCATGCCGCTGCTTGAGAGCCTGCTCATCAACAAGGAACGGCTGGGCTACATGGCCTGCCCCTGCCGGTTGGCCAACGGCGAGATCGACGCCGACAGGGACATCATCTGTCCATGCACCTACCGCGAGGATGACGTGAAGGAGTTCGGCGCCTGCTACTGCGCCCTGTACGTGAGCAAGGAATACAACGACGGCACCATTGAAAAACAGGTGGTGCCGGAGAGGCGTCCGCCGGAAAAGATATTATTCTAG
- a CDS encoding amino acid ABC transporter permease has translation MNRSTNTKRIPITWLDAAILAALAGVIGYVAFKALTGLNYHWNWEIIPQFLLRFDEPAQSWKPGLLTLGLLTTIRLSLWAGILALLLGTVMGLFRVSPSLFKRQVASAYVGLIRNTPPLVLIFVFYFFIGDQIMTLLRVEDAIYGLSDTALEALSWLFGPMNRFPRFLSALITLALFEAAYIAEIVRAGIESVDKGQWEAAASMGMTRFQTMVHIVLPQAMQRMLPALAGQFISTIKDSAIVSVISIEELTFQAQQLMTTTYRSFEIWTTVLGMYFVLTFLCSLAVRKLELTMRRD, from the coding sequence TTGAATCGATCCACGAACACCAAACGCATTCCCATCACCTGGCTGGACGCCGCCATCCTGGCGGCGCTGGCCGGGGTGATCGGCTACGTCGCCTTCAAGGCGCTGACCGGGCTGAACTACCACTGGAACTGGGAGATCATCCCGCAGTTCCTGCTGCGCTTCGACGAGCCCGCACAATCATGGAAACCGGGACTGTTGACCCTCGGTCTGCTGACCACCATCCGGTTGAGCCTGTGGGCCGGAATTCTGGCCCTCCTGCTCGGCACCGTGATGGGACTGTTCAGGGTCAGCCCCAGCCTGTTCAAACGCCAGGTCGCCTCGGCCTACGTCGGGCTGATCCGCAACACCCCGCCATTGGTGCTGATCTTCGTCTTCTACTTCTTCATCGGCGACCAGATCATGACCCTGCTCAGGGTGGAGGACGCCATCTACGGGCTGTCCGACACGGCGCTGGAAGCCCTGAGCTGGCTCTTCGGGCCCATGAACCGCTTTCCCAGGTTCCTGTCCGCCCTGATCACCCTGGCCCTGTTCGAGGCGGCCTACATCGCGGAGATCGTGCGCGCAGGCATCGAGTCCGTTGACAAGGGCCAATGGGAGGCGGCGGCTTCCATGGGCATGACCCGTTTCCAAACCATGGTCCATATCGTCCTGCCCCAGGCCATGCAACGCATGTTGCCAGCCCTGGCCGGACAGTTTATATCTACCATCAAGGACTCGGCCATCGTATCGGTCATCTCCATCGAGGAATTGACGTTCCAGGCCCAGCAGCTCATGACGACCACCTATCGGAGCTTCGAGATCTGGACCACGGTCCTCGGCATGTATTTCGTGCTGACGTTCCTGTGCTCCCTGGCCGTCAGGAAATTGGAATTGACCATGAGAAGGGACTGA
- a CDS encoding glutaredoxin family protein, giving the protein MNDVKVFALSTCIHCRNAKKYLDECGVKYECVHVDELTGDERKQAVDEIKKHNPAVSFPTIVIKDKVVVGYHKDKIDAALKGE; this is encoded by the coding sequence ATGAATGATGTCAAGGTATTCGCACTCTCCACCTGCATCCATTGCCGCAACGCCAAGAAATACCTCGACGAATGCGGCGTCAAATACGAATGCGTCCATGTGGACGAGCTGACCGGCGACGAGCGCAAACAGGCCGTTGACGAGATCAAGAAACACAACCCGGCGGTCTCCTTCCCCACCATCGTCATCAAGGACAAGGTCGTGGTAGGGTATCACAAGGACAAGATCGACGCCGCGCTCAAGGGGGAATAG